CAGCCTGACCCATCAACACCTGAACTTCTCCTTATTCTTCGAGATGCAGGTATCGAAGTTGGCTCAACACGCAAGACTGTCGATGCCAACAGTAAGGTCAAGTTTGAACTTCCTGTTTCAAATCCAAAGAAGTGGACTGCCGAAAGCCCATACCTTTACCAGCTCGAGATTTCTCTCCAGACACAGGGAGGAGAGTCAATTCAGACCATTACACAGAACGTTGGCTTCCGTCAGGTCGAACTGAAAGATGGCCTGATCACAGTCAACGGCTCGCCGATCCTCCTTCGGGGCACGAACAGACATGACCATCATCCAATCCATGGAAGGGCGGTTCCATATGAGTTTCTCAAGCAAGATCTGCTGCTCATGAAGCAGCACAACATAAATGCCCTCCGCACAAGTCATTATCCTGGCCAGCCCTGGTTGTATGACTTGGCTGACGAGCTGGGATTCTGGGTCATGGACGAAGCTGACCTAGAGTGTCATGGCTTCTATGATGTTGTCACTCAGCACGTCACGCCTGCTCCATATCTGGATTACGAGGGAAGCAAGGAAGAGTTCTTCCCTAAAGCAGCCCAATTTACCTCTGATAATCCCGAATGGCGAGAGTCCTACCTCGACAGGATGGTACAGATGATGCAGAGGGACAAGAACCATCCTTGTATCTTCTCATGGTCTCTTGGCAATGAGTCCTTCTACGGTGTCAACCACGTCGCGATGATCGAGTATGCACGAAGTATCGATGACCGACTTATCCACTACGAAGGCGACATCAAAGCACAAGAGACTGATATGTACTCTTACATGTATCCTGATCAAGATCGACTCAAGAGACATGTTGAAATCGACGGGATCAAGGATGGGCAGTGGGAGAAGCCCGTGATTCTTTGCGAATACGCTCACGCTATGGGTAATGGCCCTGGCGGTCTGGATGATTACCAAGACGCATTCCGCAAGTACAAACGCCTCCAGGGTGGTTTCATCTGGGAATGGGCCAACCACGGCCTCTTGCACAAGGACGGCTACTATGCTTATGGAGGTGACTTTGGTGACGAGCCAAACGATTCCACATTTGTCATGGATGGTCTCTGTAATAGCGAGCACAAACCGACCCCAGGCCTGATTGAGCTGAAGAGAGTATTCCAACCCATCAACTTCAAGTACGAGGATGGCAAGGTGTTCATCACTAATGAGTATGACTTTATCGGCCTGGACCATTTGGAGGCGAAGTATGCCATCAAGGCATATGGCGACAAGTAAGACAGCACTCAACTACAGAGAGACGAAGCTAACCAAGGATAATTAGGGCATCCCTCCTCGAGTCAGGAAAACTTGCAGTTCCAAGCGCCCAACCATGGAATACTGTAAAGCTTGATCTGCCCATCGACCTGACCCAGTACTCAGATCATGGCGAGGAAGTTTTCTTGAGCGTATCCTTTGCTCTCAAGGAATCTACCTCGTGGGCACCAGCTTCGCATGAAGTTGCATGTTTCCAGCATAAGATCTCCGCCAACAGACAACCCAGTAGTCCCGCCAGTCTGTCAGCTTCCTCTGGAAGTGTCAAGGTTGTCGAAACCCGAACCAAGGTTGAAGTGTCCGGCTCGGACTGGAATATCCATTTCGATCGTGTACGAGGCTACATCACCAAATGGTCTCGCGGATCAGACCTTCTCGAAGTTGATCCAGTCACTCGTGCAGCAATTTATCCATGCTTCTGGCGCGCGCCGACAGACAACGATAAGGATAGCGCGGTCAGCGTATGGAAGGACTATGGTGTTCACCGAATGACTTCTCAGCTGAGGTCGTTCAAAGTCGAGAAAAGCGAAGACGGCTCAGGTGTCAGTATCGAGACCAAGACCTACTTTGCGCCACCGGTTTTGGGATGGGGATACGACATTCACACTGTCTACCACATATCATCAAAGGGCTTCTTGTCGATAAACCTTGACCTCAAGCCCAAGGGAGTGTTCCCAGTCGACGTACCGCGAGTTGGTCTGAACATCAGATTGCCCAAGAGTCTCAGCCAAGCCTCGTGGTTCGGTCGCGGTCCGGGCGAGTCTTACCCTGATAAGAAACACTCACAAGCCATCGGAGTTTGGTCTTCGGCTGTGGATGACCTCGAAGTTCCATATGATGTGCCCCAAGGGAACGGAAACAGAATGGAAACGCGTTGGGTGCGCCTTGTGGATGCAGATGGTCACGGAATCAAAGCTTCCAGACTTGATGCCAGCACCTTCAACTGGACTGGCGGCCGTCTGTCAGATCAGACTGTCGAGAACGCAAAGCATCCTTGTGATCTGGTTCGCGAAGACGCGACACTTCTTAATCTGAGTCCGAGGGTCGCTGGTGTTGGTAGCGCTACGTGTGGACCTGGTGTGCGGGATGATTTATTAGTCAAGGTTAAACCTGAGTCATACGGATTTGTACTAGAAAGTATTTGAATCAAGTAAATACATGGCACGTTCATCATAGAACCCTCTTGAGTCAAACTCTTCTATATTGATTATACTGTCTCCTATAGTCCTACTTCGGACAGCTTCCAAGTCGTTCTGCACGACATTGTAGCGTTCCTTGCTTCAACATCAATGTCCAACGGTTCCCAAATATACCCAGACTTGTCCAGCTCATTCTTGCTCCATCTGTCGCCCATGTAAACGAATTTGCCAGCGGCCGTTCGAAAGACGAATGTGGTCTGGGAATTGCAAGTTTTACTGCCTGTTGGCGCAAAGGTTGCAGGTTTGGACCACGATCCCTTGAGGTCCTCGGTCGTTGTATATTGGT
This genomic stretch from Fusarium oxysporum f. sp. lycopersici 4287 chromosome 5, whole genome shotgun sequence harbors:
- a CDS encoding beta-galactosidase (At least one base has a quality score < 10), which translates into the protein MIDSTMDKPDYENLEVIQRNRLAPRAYWLPPTHLLLNGTWDFQYAPTPLEASEYPPKDGSSEETWFEINVPGHWQLQGHGHPHYTNVQFPFPSNPPYIPTENPTGTYRRHFKVPTEWDSTSQLRLRFDGVDSAYHVWLNGSFVGYSQGSRNAAEFDVTAIVKKDSDNELVVRVYQWCEASYIEDQDQWWLSGIFRDVTLLALPGQDRIEDFFVKTNLDDTYENAVLQVDVTLNQPDPSTPELLLILRDAGIEVGSTRKTVDANSKVKFELPVSNPKKWTAESPYLYQLEISLQTQGGESIQTITQNVGFRQVELKDGLITVNGSPILLRGTNRHDHHPIHGRAVPYEFLKQDLLLMKQHNINALRTSHYPGQPWLYDLADELGFWVMDEADLECHGFYDVVTQHVTPAPYLDYEGSKEEFFPKAAQFTSDNPEWRESYLDRMVQMMQRDKNHPCIFSWSLGNESFYGVNHVAMIEYARSIDDRLIHYEGDIKAQETDMYSYMYPDQDRLKRHVEIDGIKDGQWEKPVILCEYAHAMGNGPGGLDDYQDAFRKYKRLQGGFIWEWANHGLLHKDGYYAYGGDFGDEPNDSTFVMDGLCNSEHKPTPGLIELKRVFQPINFKYEDGKVFITNEYDFIGLDHLEAKYAIKAYGDKASLLESGKLAVPSAQPWNTVKLDLPIDLTQYSDHGEEVFLSVSFALKESTSWAPASHEVACFQHKISANRQPSSPASLSASSGSVKVVETRTKVEVSGSDWNIHFDRVRGYITKWSRGSDLLEVDPVTRAAIYPCFWRAPTDNDKDSAVSVWKDYGVHRMTSQLRSFKVEKSEDGSGVSIETKTYFAPPVLGWGYDIHTVYHISSKGFLSINLDLKPKGVFPVDVPRVGLNIRLPKSLSQASWFGRGPGESYPDKKHSQAIGVWSSAVDDLEVPYDVPQGNGNRMETRWVRLVDADGHGIKASRLDASTFNWTGGRLSDQTVENAKHPCDLVREDATLLNLSPRVAGVGSATCGPGVRDDLLVKVKPESYGFVLESI